From one Triticum aestivum cultivar Chinese Spring chromosome 4B, IWGSC CS RefSeq v2.1, whole genome shotgun sequence genomic stretch:
- the LOC123090894 gene encoding protein NRT1/ PTR FAMILY 8.3 yields MAEAGDPTLEQGLLADPEESNQLTYTGDGSVDFSGNPVVKEKTGRWKACPFILGNECCERLAYYGISTNLVTYLTKKLHDGNSSAARNVTTWQGTCYLTPLIGAILADAYWGRYWTIATFSTIYFIGMSVLTLSASVPMLMPPSCEGVICPEASPLQYTVFFLGLYLIALGTGGIKPCVSSFGADQFDDTDPAERIQKGSFFNWFYFSINIGALISSSFLVWVQDNLGWGLGFGIPTVFMGLAIISFFAGTSLYRFQKPGGSPITRVCQVVAATLRKWNAHVPADSSLLYELPDGVSAIEGSRQLEHTDELRCLDKAATITDLDVKEDSFNNPWRVCTVTQVEELKILVRMFPVWATTIVFSAVYAQMSTMFVEQGMVLDPTIGSFKIPPASLSTFDVVSVIIWVPIYDSILVPIARRFTGKERGFSELQRMGIGLVISILAMSAAAVLEIKRLAIAREAHLVDQNVPVPLSILWQIPQYFLVGASEVFTFIGALEFFYDQSPDAMRSLCSALQLITTALGNYLSAFILTMVAYFTTRGGRPGWIPDNLNEGRLDNFFWLLAGLSFLNFLVYVLCANRFKSKKAA; encoded by the exons ATGGCAGAGGCCGGCGACCCCACCCTGGAGCAGGGGCTCCTCGCTGACCCGGAG GAATCGAACCAACTTACATACACTGGAGATGGATCCGTCGACTTTTCTGGAAACCCTGTCGTGAAGGAGAAAACTGGTAGATGGAAGGCATGCCCGTTCATCTTAG GTAATGAATGCTGCGAGCGGTTGGCCTATTATGGCATCTCGACAAACCTTGTGACTTATTTGACGAAAAAACTGCATGATGGTAACTCCTCTGCTGCTAGAAACGTGACTACATGGCAGGGAACTTGCTATTTGACTCCCCTTATTGGAGCTATTCTGGCTGATGCATACTGGGGGAGGTATTGGACGATCGCAACGTTCTCCACAATATACTTCATT GGGATGTCAGTACTGACTCTTTCAGCATCAGTTCCTATGCTCATGCCTCCATCTTGTGAAGGAGTCATTTGCCCAGAAGCCAGTCCTTTGCAGTATACCGTATTTTTTCTTGGTCTTTACCTGATTGCGCTCGGTACTGGTGGAATCAAGCCATGTGTCTCATCTTTTGGAGCGGATCAATTTGATGACACAGATCCGGCTGAGCGAATCCAGAAGGGATCTTTCTTCAATTGGTTCTATTTTTCAATAAACATTGGTGCTCTTATATCAAGCAGTTTTCTGGTTTGGGTGCAAGACAATTTAGGATGGGGATTAGGCTTTGGCATTCCGACAGTTTTCATGGGTCTTGCCATCATAAGCTTCTTCGCCGGCACGTCACTTTATAGATTCCAAAAGCCAGGTGGCAGTCCTATCACACGAGTATGCCAGGTAGTTGCTGCCACTTTGCGCAAGTGGAATGCACATGTTCCAGCTGACAGCTCTCTCTTGTACGAGCTACCAGATGGGGTTTCAGCAATTGAAGGGAGTCGGCAGTTGGAGCACACTGATGAACTCAG ATGTCTGGACAAGGCGGCTACAATTACTGATCTTGATGTGAAAGAAGATAGCTTCAACAACCCATGGCGGGTGTGCACCGTCACCCAGGTGGAGGAACTGAAGATTTTGGTAAGGATGTTCCCTGTCTGGGCAACGACAATTGTGTTTTCAGCTGTCTATGCTCAGATGTCCACCATGTTTGTGGAACAAGGGATGGTGCTTGATCCAACGATCGGCTCATTCAAGATCCCTCCAGCATCTCTATCCACCTTTGACGTGGTTAGTGTCATCATATGGGTTCCTATCTACGACAGCATCCTGGTCCCGATAGCCAGGAGGTTCACCGGCAAGGAGAGGGGCTTTTCAGAGCTGCAGCGGATGGGCATCGGCCTGGTAATCTCCATCCTAGCAATGTCAGCAGCCGCGGTCCTCGAGATAAAAAGGCTGGCCATCGCCAGGGAGGCGCACCTGGTGGACCAGAACGTCCCGGTCCCGCTGAGCATCCTGTGGCAAATCCCTCAGTACTTCCTGGTCGGCGCCTCGGAGGTGTTCACCTTCATCGGGGCGCTCGAGTTCTTCTACGACCAGTCGCCGGACGCCATGAGGAGCCTCTGCAGCGCGCTGCAGCTCATCACCACCGCGCTCGGGAACTACCTCAGCGCCTTCATCCTCACCATGGTCGCCTACTTCACGACGAGGGGAGGGAGACCCGGGTGGATCCCCGACAACCTGAACGAGGGGCGCCTCGATAACTTCTTCTGGCTGCTCGCGGGGCTCAGCTTTCTCAACTTCTTGGTGTACGTGCTGTGCGCCAACAGGTTCAAGAGCAAGAAAGCGGCTTGA